DNA from Verrucomicrobiia bacterium:
CGCTGCGGGGTGAAGCCCAAGTGTTGGTGGTTAAACCGCTCCAGCCTCTGGATGGCGCCGGTGTCAGGGACGGTGAAGGTGAGCTGGAAATTCGCGCAGTGCCGGTAGTGCGGACCACCCGGGAGCAGGCCCTGGTGCGCGGCTTGAATCCGGCCGAGCTGGTGTGTCTTTCCGCGCTGGATGCGCCGGTTAATGGCATGCGCGTGCGCTTCGCCCTTGCGGGAGCATCCTCCACGCCCTCCGCCCAGCCATGAACCGGATCATCGAGTGGTTTGCACGAAACAGCGTGGCGGCCAACCTGCTGGCGTTGGTGGTCATGGTGGCCGGATTGATGACCTCCCTGACGCTGCGCAAGGAGATTTTCCCCGAATTTGACTCGGATCTAATTACGGTTTCTGTGGTTTATCCGGGCGCTGCGCCGGAGGAATGTGAGGAGGGGATATGCGTTAAAATTGAAGAGGCCATCCAAGGTTTGGAAGGGATCAAGAAGATCACCAGCACGGCAGCCGAAGGGGCGGGCGCGGTCACGATTGAGTTGTTGCCCGGCACGGATCAGCGCAAAGCCCTGGACGACATCAAGGCGCGTGTGGACGCAATAGACACCTTTCCCTTGGAAGCGGAGAAACCGGTCATCCGCGAGGTGACCATGCGCAAGCAGGTGATCAATGTGGCCATTGCGGGGGCCGCGGACGAGGCCACGCTCAAGCATCTGGGCGAGCGGGTGCGGGATGAAATCGCGGCGCTGCCGGGCATTTCCGAGGTGGTGCTGGCCAACAGCCGCCCCTACGAGATCAGCATCGAGGTAAGCGAAACCGCGTTGCGGGCGCATGGCCTGAGTTTTGACGAAGTGGCGCAGGCCGTGCGGCGTTCCTCATTGGATGTGCCGGGCGGGGCGTTGCGGACGCGCGGGGGGGAAATCCTTCTTCGCACCAAAGGGCAGGGCTATCGCGGGCGCGATTTTGAACAACTGGTGCTCCGCACACGCCCGGACGGCACACGCCTGCTCCTGGGGGAGGTGGCGCGGGTGGTGGACGGTTTTGCGGAGACGGATCAGGCGGCCCGTTTTGACGGGGATCCGATGGTGCTGGTGCAGGTCTTTCGCGTGGGGGAGGAGGATGCCATCCAGATTGCCGACACGGTAAAGGCTTACGTCGAGCGGGCGCAGCAGGAGATGCCGCAGGGCATACGGCTGACGGTGTGGCAGGATGATTCGCGCTATTTGCGCAGCCGTCTGGAGCTGCTCTTGCGCAACGCGCGCACCAGTTTGATTTTGGTGGTGGTGACGCTGGCGCTGTTCATCCGTCTGCGCCTGGCCTTGTGGATCACCTTTGGCATTTTCTTTTCGTTCATGGGGGCTTTGTGGGTGTTGCCCGGGCTGGGGGTGACCATCAACTTGCTGAGTCTTTTTGCCTTTGTGCTGGTGCTCGGCATTGTGGTGGATGATGCGATTGTGGTGGGCGAAAATATCTATACCCACCAGTCCCGCTCGCATGAGGGGCTGCAGAGCGCCATTCGCGGGGCGCAGGAAGTTATGGTGCCGGTTTTTTTTGGCGTGCTGACCACCGTGGCCGCCTTCGCCCCCCTGACCACCGTGCCGGGCAATACGGGCAAGATCATGAAGGTCATTCCGCTGATTGTCATTCCGGTGCTGCTTTTTTCCTTGTTGGAGTCCTACCTGGTGTTGCCTACCCACTTGAGGAACATTCACGCGAAAGATTTTGGCGAGGTGCACGGCCTGCGGGGGCTGTGGCGGATGGTACAGAATGCGGTGGACGCCGCCCTCCAATGGTGGATTAAGCGTATTTATCAACCCTCCCTGGAGTGGTGCCTGCGCTGGCGTTATTTGACGCTGGCCTCGGCCTTGATGCTGCTGGTGGTGACCGCCGCGCTGGTGGTGGGGGGGCGCATCAAGTTTGTTTTCTTCCCCAGTGTGGAGGGGGAAAACGTGGCCGCCTTTCTCACCATGCCCCTGGGCACACCGGCGGAGGTGACGGCGGAAACCGTCAGGAAAATTGAGGCCGCCGCTTTCAAGTTGCAGGAGGAACTGGTGCGCGAGCGCGGCGAGGAGGCCCGCAGGCTTTTCCGGCACATCATGGCCTCGGTGGGCGAGCAGCCTTATCTGACCGCCATGCGCCGGGGCGGGGGGCGGATTGCCGCCCAGATCACCGGCGCCCATCTGGGCGAAATCCAGATTGAACTGGCCCCGGCCGAGGAGCGCACCATCAGTGCCGTGGAAATTGCCAACCGCTGGCGGGAGCTGACGGGTCCTGTTCCAGATGCGGTGGAACTGACCTTTACCGGCACGCTCTTTACTCCCGGCGATCCCATCAACGTGCAATTTTCCGGCCCGGACATGGAGGAGTTGCGCCAGGTGGCGGAACAATTCAAGGAACGCCTGGCAGGCTTCACCGGCGTCAAGGACATTTCAGACACCTATCGGGCCGGCAAACAGGAAATCAAACTGCGCATCAAACCGGAGGCGGAGGCGTTGGGGTTGACGCTGAGTGATTTGGGGCGGCAGGTGCGCCAGGCGTTTTATGGCGAGGAGGCTCAGCGCATTCAACGCGGACGTGATGAAGTCAAGGTCATGGTGCGTTACCCAGCCCAGGCGCGACGCTCGTTGGGAGATCTGGAGGAATTGCGCATTCGGGCCCCTGGTGGCGTCGAAGTGCCTTTCGCGCAAGTGGCGGAGGCTCGTCCCGGCCAGGGCTTTGCCACCATTACGCGGGTCAACCGGCAGCGCGCCATCAGCGTAACGGCGGACGTGGACGTCAGTCAGGCCAACGCCAATGAAATCAACCGTGAGTTGCGGGATCGAGTGTTGCCCGAGCTCCTGGCCGAGCATCCGGCGGTGCGCTTCAGTTTTGAGGGCGAACGACGGGAACAGGGCGAGACCTTGGGTGGGGTGATGCGTGGGCTGGTTGTGGCGCTATTGTTGATCTACGCGTTGCTGGCCATTCCTTTGGCCAGTTACTTGCAACCGTTCATCATCATGGCGGCCATTCCTTTCGGGTTTGTGGGCGCGGTCTATGGCCACGTTTTGATGGGGCTCGACCTGACCATTCTGAGCATGTTCGGATTGGTGGCGCTGGCAGGGGTGGCGGTCAATGACAGTCTGGTGATGGTGGATTTCATCAATCGCTATCGCGCGGAGGGGCATAGCGTGAGCGAAGGAGTCCGGCAGGCGGGGGTGGCGCGCTTCCGGGCCATTTTGCTCACCTCATTGACCACCTTTGCCGGCCTCTTCCCGCTCATCATGGAAAAAAGTTTGCAGGCCAAATTCCTGATCCCCATGGCCGTTTCGCTGGCGTTTGGGGTGATTTTCTCGACTTTTGTTTCATTGATTTTGGTGCCGGTGTTGACGGTCATTTTCCATGACCTGCGCCGCTGGATTTTGCCGGGAAGCACTGCCCCGCTGAATGGCGTGGGGGGGCCTTCTCAACCGCCGCAGCCCGTCTAGATATGTTTTGGGCGGCCGACATTCACGAAAGCGTAAGCCCCAGCGTGCGGCAGGGGATTGTGCAGCAAGCGTTGAAAGACCGGGTCATCCCTGCGGCTTTGCATTACGAAACACCGCGCCAGGCCCAGAAATGGCTTGAATTGCACAAGGCTTTTTCACCTGCCCACCGGGAGGAGGGGGGCGCAGCCAATTACCGGCATGCCAGTGGCCGGCTTGCGGCGCAACTACCTGCAAGGGAGGTGGTGGTTATCGGGTTGGGGTGTGGCAGCGGCTTCAAGGACAGATTGCTGGTCCAGGCATGCCTGGATTGCGGCCTCACCGTTCATTATGCGCCGGTGGACATCAGTCTGCCCCTGGTTTTGTCTGCGGCCCGGGCCGTGCAGCCATTGATCCAGGCGCGAGGTGGCAAACTTTTTCCCCTCGTGTGCGATTTGACCGCGGAGGAAGATTGGCGGTCCTGGTGGCAGCCCAAAGTGCCGTCCGGCGCCGTGGGCGTGATCACCTTTTACGGGTTACTGCCCACTTTGCCGCCAAGGGAAGTCCAGCAGGTCCTGGCCCGCTGGCTGGCCCCTGATTCCTGGTTGCTGCTGAGCGCCAATTTAATTCCCCAGCCCGGGCATGCCGTCAGCCTGCAACAGGTCCTGCCGCAGTATGACAATGAGCCAACCCGCCAATGGCTGGGCCTCTTGCTGGAAGATCTGGGTGTGCCCGGCGAAGCGGGACGCCTTCATTTCCAGGTTGAGATATTGTCTGGCTGTCCATCGGTATGGGCGATTGTGGCCAACTGGCAATGCCTGCAACCTCTGGATTTGGTGGTGGGGGAAATCCCTTTCCATTTTGAAGCAATGGCGCGTTTGCGGCTGTTTTCTTCCTTTCGTTATACCACCTCCCAAGTGGAGGAACTGTTGCAGCCCCTGGGACAAACGAGGGTTGAATCTTGGCTTGATTCAACTGGGGAAGAAGGTGTTTTTCTTTGTGTCGGGAGGCAGGGAAGAATCCTCCCTAATCGTTTTTAAGCTGAAGGGCCTCCTTCTCGCAGGCAACTAGACTTTGGTACATCGTTTCTGCATCCGGTGCCTCCAGCAATTGTGCCACCAAGCCGGTTTTTTGCGCCATCAGGCAGATGCGGGCCAGGGTGTGAAGGTGCAGTCGCTCGTCCTGGCAGGCCAGAAGAAAAAACAAACGGGTAGGCTCGCCGTCGGGTGCCCCAAATGGAATGTCCTGCACACTGCGGGCGACTAGTAGAAAGGAGTCGGTAAACATATAAGGGAGGTGATGCCGCGGGTGCGGCACGGCCAGACCGCCGGGCAGGCCGGTGGGGCAGAGCGCTTCCCGCTCCTCCAGACTCTTGAGCAACTCCTCGGGATCGGAAACCAGACCTGTGGCATCGGCCAGTTTGACAAGCTCGCGCAGAATGGAGGAACGCGTTTTTCCCTTCAAATTCGGGGCCACGTAAGCCGGCTTGACCAGCCACGGCATGAGTTCTTCGCCGGGCACCAGTCTGCGCGTGGCGGCTGTGCTGCGGGCGTGGTATTCCTTCAAAGGTTTGGCCTCCAGTCCCAAGATGCGTTGCGAGGCCCAGGCGTCCACTTCGGCCCGCCGGAAGATAATGCGCCCGCCGCGTTTTTCGTGGGGAATTTCCTGGCGTTTGACCAGGGTTTCCACGTCCTGCGGTTGCAGGTGCAGGTAGTCAGCCACTTCATTCAGGCTCATTTCACGAAACGGCATGGAGCCATGATGCCTTCAGCCCGCAGGGCTGGCCAGTTGAAATTTCCGGCTGTTGTCTGCGCTTTTACGCTTGTCACCCTGCCCGCTGCATTTCATGTTGCTTCCATGCGCTTCGCCATTTGCAACGAAATCTACCAGGGCTGGGCCATGGAGGATGCCATGGCGCATGCGAAAAAGACCGGTTACGAGGGCTTTGAAATTGCTCCCTTTACCATGGGCAATTATGTGACACAGGTCTCGCCCGGGGAGCGTCAACGGGTGCGTGAAATGGCCCAAAAACATGGCCTCGTTCTGACCGGCATACATTGGGTGCTGGTGGGGGCGGAAGGCATGTATCTCACCAGCCCGGAGGAGGAAGTGCGCCGCAAGACCTCCCAGTATTTTGTGGAGCTGGTCAAGTTCTGCGCGGATTTGGGGGGCAAGGTGGTGGTGCTTGGTTCTCCCAAACAGCGGAGCCTGTTGCCGGGTGTGACTTTTGAGCAAGCCTGGGAGTGGGCCACCGAATGCCTGCGCCCGGCGGTAAAAGCGGCCGAGGATCGCGCGGTGACCGTATGTTTTGAGCCGCTGGCGCCCATGGAGACGAATTTTGTCAACCGGGCGGAGGATGCCATTCGTTTTGCGCATCAATTTCACAGCCCCGCCATGAAAATCATTCTGGATGTCAAGGCGATGTGCGGTGAAACCAAGCCCATCCCGCAGATTATCCGGGAATCCAAAGGCGAGTTTGTTTATTTCCATGCCAATGACCGGAATCTCAAGGGGCCGGGATTTGGCGACACGGATTTCCGCCCCATCGCCGCCGCGCTGCGTGAGGTGGGCTACGACGGCTGGGTTTCAGTGGAGGTCTTCAAATTTGAAGAGGGGGCGGACGTGATTGCCACCCGCAGCCTGGAATACCTGCGGCAGGTGTTTCAGGAACCAGCAGCGGTGTGAGCGGGCGGCAGCCCCAATTCGCGCTTGAACTTCTTCCGGATGAGCTGCTCGGGGGGTAATTTATCTTGGGGCGCCAGGCGATGGGTTGCCTGCGGACTCCATGGAACGGCCCGGCGGTTCAGGGAGAGGACGCGGGGCATCATTTCCACTTCATGCCCAAACACCTGCAGCGTGACCACCCCCGGAAATTTGACCGGGTCCTGGTGCACCACTGTGCCCCAGGGAACAGCGCGTTGGGGTTGGTCAAAACGCATCACGACATTGGTGGGGGCCGCGGTCTCCCCCTCGAAGACCACCTCGACTTTTTCAATACCCAACCGGCTCTGGTGAATGACCAGGGCGGGGGGACGATTGGAAGCGCTGAGAAAGGTCACTTCCCACGGTCCCAACCTTTCCCGCCACCACTCGATGCCGTAGAAGGCGGCCACGTAAAAGGCCAGCGTGACGGCGGCAATGACCAGCACCTGACGTCTGAAGGAGGAGGGTTGCATGCCTGGATGCTTATTCCACCGGGCCGCCGAGCCGGTGACGATTCTCCCACAACTCTTGGGGACGGAAAATTCCCACCGGCGTAATAATGCCTGTGATCAGCTCGGGGGGAGTAACATCGAATCCGGGATTGCGGGCGTGGCTGCCCGGGTTGGCAATGCGCACATAACAACGCTGATCCGCTGGTTTTCCGGGCGGCACACCCCACGCCCCCAAAACCTCCTCCTCCTCCCGTTCTTCAATGGGAATGGCCAGTCCATCCTTCATGCGCCAGTCCAGGGTGGACAGGGGAATGGCCACGTAGAAGGGGATGTTGTGGCGATGCGCCAGGACGGCCTTGGTGTAGGTGCCAATTTTGTTGGCCACCTGTCCGGTGCGCCCCAACGTGCGATCGCTGCCCACAATGACCAGGTCAATCTCGCCGCGCTGCATCAAATGGCCGGCGGCATTGTCCGCAATGACCTCATGGGAGATGCCTTCCTGATGCAATTCCCAGGCCGTTAAACTTGCCCCCTGGCAGCGGGGGCGGGTTTCGTCGCAGAATACATGGAATCTCCTCCCCGCCTGGTGCGCGGCATACAGCGGCGCGGTGGCGGTGCCCACATCCACACAGGCCAGCCAGCCGGCGTTGCAATGGGTGAGAATCCGCATGCCCTCCTTGATCAGGGGGGCGCCGTGGCGGCCAAGGGCCAGGCACTCCTCCACACTGGCTTGTGCAAACTGCTCGGCGACCTGGAGCGCGAGCGCCTGCTGCTCGGCCAAGGAACGGCCAGCCTTCATGAAGCGCAGAACTGTTTGGATGGCATTCTGAGGGTCCACGGCGGTGGGCCGCGCCCTGGCCAGGGTGTTTTCCACATGATGCACATAGTCGGCGAGCGGCACTCCCTGGTTTTCCTGAAAGGCACGCACCCCTTGAGCCAGACCGTAGGCCGCCGTGGCGGCAATCGCCGGCGCCCCCCGCACCACCATGTCTTTGATGGCCTGCGCAGTTTCCTGGTAATCCTTCAGCTCCACCAGGCGGAATTCATGGGGAAGCAGGCGCTGGTCAATCAGCCGCACCACATTGCGTTGAACGTCAAAACTGACGGTGCGATATTGCTGAACCTGGCCGTGCAGTTGAACCTTCATGCTAAGTCTGGGGCGAAGGAGGCCGCTTTAGAGGATCACCATGTCATCGCGGTGTACCACCTCGGTGCGTCCGCACTGCCGGGCGCGGATTTGATCCGCGGGAAAACGGCTGATGCCGCGGGCAAATTCCGTGCCGTCCAGATCACAAATGCGCACCACCTCGCCGGCGTGGAAATCCCCTTCACAGCGGGCAATGCCGGCCGGCAGGAGGCTGCGCCCATTTTCCCGCAGACTTTTTTTGGCGCCGTCGTCCACCAACAACGAACCGCGGGGATGATGGAAAAAGGCAATCCAACGCTTGCGCCCGGTCAATTTGGAGGGTTTGGGCACAAAAAGCGTGCCTTCATTCAAACCTTGCAAAATGTTCTGCAGGGTATTTTTCTTCCGCCCCGAGGCAATCACCAGCGGAATGCCGGAACGCACAACGATGCGTGCAGCCTGGATCTTGGTTTTCATGCCCCCCACGGCGGTCTCGCTGTCCGTGCCGCCGGCCAGGCGCTCCAGCGAGGCGTCAATGTTTTCGATGAGGGACAAGGTGCGTGCATTGGGTTTGCCAAAGTTCTCGATCACGCCGTCCACCGACGTCAGAATTACCAACAAGTCCGCTGGCAGCAGTGTGGCGACCAGCGCGGACAGCTTATCGTTGTCGCCAAATTTCAGCTCCGTGACCGAGACGGCGTCGTTTTCGTTGATGATGGGAACGATGTTGGGGTGACGCAGCAGGGCCAGCAGCGTATTGCGGGCGTTGAGATGGCGCTCGCGATCCTCCAAATCATCGTGCGTTAACAGCACTTGTGCCACAGCCAGCCCCTCCCGGCTGAAAAACGACTCGTAGGCTGCCATCAGGCGGCTTTGTCCCACCGCCGCGCAGGCCTGCAAATCAGCCAGCTCCGTGGGACGCCGGGCAAATCCCAGCACGCCCATGCCGGCGCCCACAGCCCCGCTGGAGACCATGACCACTTCTTTGCCTGATTTGCGCAAAAGAGCCACCTGCCGGGTCAACTGCTCCATCTGGGCGGCATCCGGCTGCCGGGCGGCATTGGTTAAGATGCCCGTGCCCAATTTCACCACGATGCGGGTGATGTTTTGTAAAACCTTTGCTCGCATCGCCCCAGTCCTAACAGATTTGGCCTGGCCTTGTCGAGGAAGCCTTCATGCCGTTCCTGCCGGCAGACTTGACGCTGTGGGCGGATGTCGCGATGGTGGGGCCATGTCTCGACCGCGATGTGTTGGCCTTGGTTTGTTGCTGGGCCTTGCCTGCTTTGTCCACGGCGCCGAGCGGGCCGCTGTGTTTTACCAGGCGGGCATGGGCTACGATGAATCGTGGGCCCAGGAGCTGGCCGGCCACGCAGCGGCCGCGGGTTATGCAGCTCAGTGGGTGGGGCTGACCCAGTTGACCAATCCCTCTACGCTGCCCCCAGCCGGCCAGTTGCTGATCTTGCCCCAGGCTCGTCGTCTGCCTGCCGCAGCAGTGACCGCCGTGGATGCCTTCTTGAAGCGGGGCGGACGTCTGGCCGCTTTTGGTGTGCCGGCCTGGAAACCGGGACTTTTCAAGGTGGGCGACCAATGGTTGGGCCGGGGCGAATATGAGGCCATCCTCAATCGCCAGCCGCCAAGTCGCATTCTCAACGATTTCTCGCAAAGCGATTTGACCAGTTGGCGCCGAGCCAG
Protein-coding regions in this window:
- a CDS encoding efflux RND transporter permease subunit yields the protein MNRIIEWFARNSVAANLLALVVMVAGLMTSLTLRKEIFPEFDSDLITVSVVYPGAAPEECEEGICVKIEEAIQGLEGIKKITSTAAEGAGAVTIELLPGTDQRKALDDIKARVDAIDTFPLEAEKPVIREVTMRKQVINVAIAGAADEATLKHLGERVRDEIAALPGISEVVLANSRPYEISIEVSETALRAHGLSFDEVAQAVRRSSLDVPGGALRTRGGEILLRTKGQGYRGRDFEQLVLRTRPDGTRLLLGEVARVVDGFAETDQAARFDGDPMVLVQVFRVGEEDAIQIADTVKAYVERAQQEMPQGIRLTVWQDDSRYLRSRLELLLRNARTSLILVVVTLALFIRLRLALWITFGIFFSFMGALWVLPGLGVTINLLSLFAFVLVLGIVVDDAIVVGENIYTHQSRSHEGLQSAIRGAQEVMVPVFFGVLTTVAAFAPLTTVPGNTGKIMKVIPLIVIPVLLFSLLESYLVLPTHLRNIHAKDFGEVHGLRGLWRMVQNAVDAALQWWIKRIYQPSLEWCLRWRYLTLASALMLLVVTAALVVGGRIKFVFFPSVEGENVAAFLTMPLGTPAEVTAETVRKIEAAAFKLQEELVRERGEEARRLFRHIMASVGEQPYLTAMRRGGGRIAAQITGAHLGEIQIELAPAEERTISAVEIANRWRELTGPVPDAVELTFTGTLFTPGDPINVQFSGPDMEELRQVAEQFKERLAGFTGVKDISDTYRAGKQEIKLRIKPEAEALGLTLSDLGRQVRQAFYGEEAQRIQRGRDEVKVMVRYPAQARRSLGDLEELRIRAPGGVEVPFAQVAEARPGQGFATITRVNRQRAISVTADVDVSQANANEINRELRDRVLPELLAEHPAVRFSFEGERREQGETLGGVMRGLVVALLLIYALLAIPLASYLQPFIIMAAIPFGFVGAVYGHVLMGLDLTILSMFGLVALAGVAVNDSLVMVDFINRYRAEGHSVSEGVRQAGVARFRAILLTSLTTFAGLFPLIMEKSLQAKFLIPMAVSLAFGVIFSTFVSLILVPVLTVIFHDLRRWILPGSTAPLNGVGGPSQPPQPV
- a CDS encoding L-histidine N(alpha)-methyltransferase; this translates as MFWAADIHESVSPSVRQGIVQQALKDRVIPAALHYETPRQAQKWLELHKAFSPAHREEGGAANYRHASGRLAAQLPAREVVVIGLGCGSGFKDRLLVQACLDCGLTVHYAPVDISLPLVLSAARAVQPLIQARGGKLFPLVCDLTAEEDWRSWWQPKVPSGAVGVITFYGLLPTLPPREVQQVLARWLAPDSWLLLSANLIPQPGHAVSLQQVLPQYDNEPTRQWLGLLLEDLGVPGEAGRLHFQVEILSGCPSVWAIVANWQCLQPLDLVVGEIPFHFEAMARLRLFSSFRYTTSQVEELLQPLGQTRVESWLDSTGEEGVFLCVGRQGRILPNRF
- a CDS encoding PTS sugar transporter subunit IIA, with product MPFREMSLNEVADYLHLQPQDVETLVKRQEIPHEKRGGRIIFRRAEVDAWASQRILGLEAKPLKEYHARSTAATRRLVPGEELMPWLVKPAYVAPNLKGKTRSSILRELVKLADATGLVSDPEELLKSLEEREALCPTGLPGGLAVPHPRHHLPYMFTDSFLLVARSVQDIPFGAPDGEPTRLFFLLACQDERLHLHTLARICLMAQKTGLVAQLLEAPDAETMYQSLVACEKEALQLKND
- a CDS encoding sugar phosphate isomerase/epimerase; amino-acid sequence: MRFAICNEIYQGWAMEDAMAHAKKTGYEGFEIAPFTMGNYVTQVSPGERQRVREMAQKHGLVLTGIHWVLVGAEGMYLTSPEEEVRRKTSQYFVELVKFCADLGGKVVVLGSPKQRSLLPGVTFEQAWEWATECLRPAVKAAEDRAVTVCFEPLAPMETNFVNRAEDAIRFAHQFHSPAMKIILDVKAMCGETKPIPQIIRESKGEFVYFHANDRNLKGPGFGDTDFRPIAAALREVGYDGWVSVEVFKFEEGADVIATRSLEYLRQVFQEPAAV
- the mtnA gene encoding S-methyl-5-thioribose-1-phosphate isomerase yields the protein MKVQLHGQVQQYRTVSFDVQRNVVRLIDQRLLPHEFRLVELKDYQETAQAIKDMVVRGAPAIAATAAYGLAQGVRAFQENQGVPLADYVHHVENTLARARPTAVDPQNAIQTVLRFMKAGRSLAEQQALALQVAEQFAQASVEECLALGRHGAPLIKEGMRILTHCNAGWLACVDVGTATAPLYAAHQAGRRFHVFCDETRPRCQGASLTAWELHQEGISHEVIADNAAGHLMQRGEIDLVIVGSDRTLGRTGQVANKIGTYTKAVLAHRHNIPFYVAIPLSTLDWRMKDGLAIPIEEREEEEVLGAWGVPPGKPADQRCYVRIANPGSHARNPGFDVTPPELITGIITPVGIFRPQELWENRHRLGGPVE
- the proB gene encoding glutamate 5-kinase → MRAKVLQNITRIVVKLGTGILTNAARQPDAAQMEQLTRQVALLRKSGKEVVMVSSGAVGAGMGVLGFARRPTELADLQACAAVGQSRLMAAYESFFSREGLAVAQVLLTHDDLEDRERHLNARNTLLALLRHPNIVPIINENDAVSVTELKFGDNDKLSALVATLLPADLLVILTSVDGVIENFGKPNARTLSLIENIDASLERLAGGTDSETAVGGMKTKIQAARIVVRSGIPLVIASGRKKNTLQNILQGLNEGTLFVPKPSKLTGRKRWIAFFHHPRGSLLVDDGAKKSLRENGRSLLPAGIARCEGDFHAGEVVRICDLDGTEFARGISRFPADQIRARQCGRTEVVHRDDMVIL